In the Candidatus Dormiibacterota bacterium genome, one interval contains:
- a CDS encoding ABC transporter permease yields MRVLAATAVFVAFIAVVDVAAHGAFLSRGNIASVLSQISYDFILAIGETFVIITAGIDLSIGSLVSLCGVVMAIVANSLHLSGVLLIAVTLLSGLGVGALAGYVNALPVVKLNLPPFITTLAMMQIALGASYILSHGRPVALVSPVFGNLGYGGFFSGLTGLLHVQGNLFPIVWMLVVGLFFSTLLTRTRFGRYVLAIGGNEEASRLAGVDVARTKTLVYVISGVCAAIVGFLYLALFSSGSPQTGTGNEMLAAIAAVVVGGTSLMGGRGTIVGTFFGALLIGSLNNAMNLLHIDSYLQMVVLGVVILLAVALDELRKRYF; encoded by the coding sequence ATGCGCGTCCTCGCGGCGACCGCCGTCTTCGTCGCATTCATCGCTGTCGTCGACGTTGCCGCGCATGGCGCGTTCTTGAGCCGCGGAAATATCGCGTCCGTCCTCAGCCAGATCAGTTACGATTTCATCTTGGCGATCGGCGAGACGTTCGTCATCATCACCGCGGGCATCGACCTGTCGATCGGGTCGCTGGTCTCGCTATGCGGCGTGGTCATGGCGATCGTCGCGAACTCCCTTCATCTGTCGGGCGTTCTCCTCATCGCCGTCACGCTGCTGAGCGGCCTCGGCGTCGGCGCGCTCGCCGGCTACGTCAACGCGTTACCGGTCGTGAAACTGAACCTGCCGCCCTTCATCACGACGCTCGCCATGATGCAGATCGCTCTGGGAGCGTCGTACATTCTCTCGCACGGGCGCCCCGTCGCGCTCGTCTCTCCCGTCTTCGGCAATCTCGGGTACGGCGGCTTTTTCAGCGGGCTCACCGGCCTGCTGCACGTTCAAGGCAATCTCTTCCCGATCGTGTGGATGCTCGTCGTCGGGCTGTTCTTCTCGACGCTGTTGACGCGGACGCGCTTCGGACGCTACGTGCTCGCGATCGGAGGAAACGAAGAAGCGTCGCGGCTGGCCGGCGTCGATGTCGCGAGGACGAAGACGCTCGTCTACGTCATCAGCGGCGTCTGTGCGGCGATCGTCGGATTCCTGTACTTGGCGCTGTTCTCGTCGGGCTCGCCGCAGACGGGTACCGGCAACGAGATGCTCGCTGCGATCGCGGCGGTCGTCGTCGGCGGCACGAGCCTCATGGGCGGCCGCGGAACGATCGTCGGGACGTTCTTCGGCGCGCTGCTCATCGGGTCGCTGAACAACGCGATGAACCTCTTGCACATCGATTCGTATTTGCAGATGGTCGTGCTGGGCGTAGTGATTCTTCTTGCGGTCGCGCTCGACGAGCTGCGCAAGCGGTATTTCTAG